Proteins from a single region of Nitrospinota bacterium:
- a CDS encoding long-chain fatty acid--CoA ligase: MEKGQEIKLAMQFTIPEKPLTSLLEEAAAQYPENTAIFFYGTVITYREFDRQVKKVMNILRGLGVGEGDTVAIMAPNCPQGLIAYQAVLRLGAVVTQTNPLYVEREIEAQFNDAGVKVAFVLNLFANRVMEVAKNTELEKLIVLNLADYMPWPVSGPLAAYWSELVNNASDEAQSAKISPDQTALLQYTGGTTGTAKGVRLTHRNVLSNALQCRQWFLGAQPGKEVFILALPTFHAFGMTTGLNLALSLGAEMALVPKFEADAVMKLIEKRRATIFPGVPAMYVAVNNHPKAAKRDISSIKFCVSGAAPLPLEVKERFEKLTGGKLVEGYGLTEASPCTHCNPLDGSARPGSIGLPLPGTKSLIVKSEDGEECPQGEVGEMIVNGPQVMAGYHGKPEETARVLKNGWLFTGDMGYVDADGYVFLMDRKKEMIISGGCNVYPKEVEDILYQCPGVMEAAVVGMDDSYLGERVVAAVVKKPGAQVTAEDITAYCRKNMASYKAPKKIVFRDSLPKTVIGKVLKRVLKEELGRE, from the coding sequence ATGGAAAAAGGACAAGAGATAAAGTTGGCCATGCAATTCACCATCCCCGAAAAGCCGCTCACCTCCCTGCTCGAAGAGGCGGCCGCGCAATATCCGGAGAACACCGCGATCTTTTTCTATGGGACCGTGATCACCTACAGAGAATTCGACCGGCAGGTGAAAAAAGTAATGAACATCCTGCGCGGCCTGGGTGTGGGCGAAGGGGACACCGTGGCCATTATGGCGCCAAACTGCCCGCAGGGGCTCATCGCATACCAGGCGGTGTTGCGCCTCGGCGCGGTGGTCACGCAGACAAATCCCCTGTATGTAGAGCGCGAAATCGAGGCGCAGTTCAACGACGCGGGGGTGAAGGTGGCGTTCGTCCTCAACCTTTTCGCCAACAGGGTGATGGAGGTGGCGAAAAACACGGAACTTGAGAAGTTGATCGTCCTGAACCTCGCCGACTATATGCCCTGGCCGGTGTCCGGCCCGCTTGCCGCGTATTGGAGCGAGCTTGTGAACAACGCTTCAGACGAGGCGCAGTCCGCGAAAATATCGCCGGACCAGACGGCGCTGCTGCAATACACCGGCGGGACGACGGGGACCGCCAAGGGGGTGCGCCTTACCCATCGCAACGTGCTGTCCAACGCCCTGCAATGCCGCCAGTGGTTTTTGGGGGCGCAGCCGGGCAAGGAGGTTTTCATCCTCGCCCTTCCCACTTTCCACGCCTTCGGCATGACCACCGGGCTAAACCTTGCGCTGTCGCTGGGGGCGGAAATGGCGCTGGTCCCGAAGTTCGAGGCGGACGCGGTGATGAAACTCATCGAAAAACGCCGCGCAACCATATTCCCCGGTGTGCCGGCGATGTATGTGGCGGTAAACAACCACCCGAAAGCGGCCAAGCGGGACATATCGTCCATCAAGTTCTGCGTGTCCGGCGCGGCCCCTTTGCCGCTGGAGGTGAAGGAGCGGTTCGAAAAACTCACCGGAGGCAAGCTTGTGGAAGGTTATGGGCTGACGGAGGCCAGCCCCTGCACCCATTGCAACCCGCTGGACGGCTCCGCCCGGCCCGGCAGCATCGGCCTTCCCCTGCCGGGGACGAAAAGCCTTATAGTCAAAAGCGAGGACGGGGAGGAATGCCCGCAAGGAGAGGTCGGCGAGATGATCGTCAACGGCCCGCAGGTGATGGCCGGTTACCACGGAAAGCCGGAGGAGACCGCCCGGGTGCTCAAGAACGGCTGGCTTTTCACCGGCGACATGGGATATGTGGACGCGGACGGCTACGTGTTCCTGATGGACCGCAAGAAGGAGATGATAATAAGCGGCGGTTGCAACGTTTATCCCAAGGAGGTGGAGGACATACTGTACCAGTGCCCCGGCGTGATGGAGGCGGCGGTGGTGGGCATGGACGACAGCTATCTTGGCGAGCGGGTGGTCGCGGCGGTGGTGAAGAAGCCGGGCGCGCAAGTGACGGCGGAGGATATCACCGCGTATTGCCGGAAGAACATGGCGTCATACAAGGCGCCCAAGAAGATAGTGTTCAGGGACAGTCTGCCCAAGACGGTGATAGGGAAAGTATTGAAGCGAGTGCTGAAGGAAGAGTTGGGGAGAGAGTGA